From Streptomyces sp. Edi4, one genomic window encodes:
- a CDS encoding succinate dehydrogenase, giving the protein MALATRTDKRPSMTRTLWDSTVGKKTVMAVSGLIMLSYLVAHMMGNLKIFFGAGQFNAYAHWLRTIGEPFLHYEWALWLIRVVLVAAVVGHAVCAYQLSRRDLRARPQGYVHKRARAGYATRTMRWGGVILALFILWHILDLTTGTVHPGFRPGHPYQNVVDTFSTWYGNAIYIVAVGALALHVQHGLWSAAQTLGAGNARRDRALKALANLFAVLLFAGFVSVPVAVMTKVVS; this is encoded by the coding sequence ATGGCTCTGGCAACGCGGACGGACAAACGGCCGTCCATGACGCGCACCCTCTGGGACTCGACCGTCGGCAAGAAGACGGTCATGGCCGTGAGCGGTCTGATCATGCTGTCCTACCTGGTCGCCCACATGATGGGCAACTTGAAGATCTTCTTCGGGGCGGGCCAGTTCAACGCCTACGCCCACTGGCTGCGCACGATCGGTGAGCCCTTCCTGCACTACGAGTGGGCGCTGTGGCTCATCCGGGTGGTCCTGGTGGCCGCCGTCGTGGGCCACGCGGTCTGCGCCTACCAGCTCAGCCGGCGTGACCTGAGGGCGCGGCCCCAGGGATACGTCCACAAGCGGGCCCGCGCCGGCTACGCCACCCGCACGATGCGCTGGGGCGGCGTCATCCTCGCCCTGTTCATCCTCTGGCACATCCTGGACCTGACGACGGGCACCGTGCACCCGGGATTCCGGCCCGGCCACCCCTACCAGAACGTCGTGGACACCTTCTCCACCTGGTACGGGAACGCGATCTACATCGTGGCCGTGGGCGCGCTCGCGCTCCACGTCCAGCACGGCCTGTGGAGCGCGGCCCAGACGCTCGGGGCGGGCAACGCGCGCCGCGACCGCGCCCTGAAAGCCCTGGCCAACCTCTTCGCCGTGCTGCTGTTCGCCGGATTCGTCTCCGTACCCGTCGCCGTCATGACCAAAGTGGTGAGCTGA
- a CDS encoding LysR substrate-binding domain-containing protein, with product MQFQQLLYFVAVAETRHFTRAAERVHVSQPSLSQQIKALENELGAELFSRARGNIALTDAGEALLPLARRILADADTARIEVQELAQLRRGRVRLGATPSLCTGLLPDVLRAFHASHPGIQLLIEEGGSHDLVRELARGALDLALIVLPLPTGSPALTTIELLREDLVVVSSADEEPPGSGSRVRIAELRDAPLVMFRHGYDLRELTVAACRAEGFEPSFTVEGGEMDAVLGFVRAGLGLAVVPSMVAARSRDLRVTPLARPGLRRTIALAHRSDVDPPRAARELQRVLLGIGGGASQRQEG from the coding sequence ATGCAGTTCCAGCAGCTCCTCTACTTCGTGGCGGTCGCCGAGACGCGCCACTTCACGCGCGCCGCCGAACGCGTGCACGTCTCGCAGCCCTCGCTCTCCCAGCAGATCAAGGCGCTGGAGAACGAGCTGGGCGCCGAGCTGTTCAGCCGCGCGCGCGGCAACATCGCGCTCACCGACGCGGGCGAGGCACTGCTTCCGCTGGCCCGGCGCATCCTGGCGGACGCGGACACCGCCCGCATCGAGGTCCAGGAGCTGGCCCAGCTCAGGCGCGGGCGGGTACGCCTTGGGGCGACGCCGAGTCTGTGCACGGGCCTGCTGCCCGATGTGCTGCGCGCCTTCCACGCCAGCCATCCCGGCATCCAGTTGCTCATCGAGGAGGGCGGCTCGCACGATCTCGTACGTGAACTGGCGCGCGGCGCACTGGACTTGGCGCTGATCGTGCTGCCGCTGCCGACGGGGTCACCCGCGCTGACCACGATCGAGCTGCTGCGGGAGGACCTGGTGGTCGTCTCGTCGGCGGACGAGGAGCCGCCCGGCTCCGGGTCCCGCGTGCGGATCGCGGAGCTGCGCGACGCGCCGCTCGTGATGTTCCGGCACGGCTACGACCTGCGGGAGCTGACGGTGGCGGCCTGCCGCGCCGAGGGCTTCGAGCCGTCCTTCACGGTGGAGGGCGGCGAGATGGACGCGGTGCTCGGCTTCGTGCGGGCCGGCCTGGGGCTCGCCGTGGTGCCGAGCATGGTGGCCGCGCGCTCGCGGGACCTGCGGGTGACTCCGCTGGCCCGCCCGGGGCTGCGCCGTACGATCGCGCTCGCCCATCGCAGCGACGTCGACCCGCCGCGCGCGGCGCGGGAGTTGCAGCGGGTCCTGCTCGGCATCGGGGGCGGGGCGAGCCAGCGCCAGGAGGGCTGA
- a CDS encoding SCO0930 family lipoprotein, which produces MTTWRSAALAAAAAAVLALTATACGQDKGSAYGSGGGQPVANAGSATASAGDGYGSAGAYGQAGGAVSAAKQAGQLTVTDTKDLGKVVTDNAGFTLYRFDKDTASPPASRCDGDCAKTWPAVPADGVTAAPGTGQSELGSLTRADGTKQLTIGGWPMYRYAKDTNPGDTNGQNVGGTWHAAAPDGKKASAAVPAAPAASAAAPAASPAASPAASQDLPGLSVRKDPTLGDVIVDGRGMTVYRFKKDSAWPMKSACVDACLRKWPAVAPVEKKNTQGIALKGFVTFDRPDGVKQQSITCWPVYTFSGDTKPGDTNGQGMGGTWYAVSPEGKLVGAPK; this is translated from the coding sequence ATGACCACCTGGCGCAGCGCGGCGCTCGCGGCAGCGGCGGCAGCAGTACTGGCACTGACCGCGACGGCCTGCGGCCAGGACAAGGGCAGCGCCTACGGCAGCGGCGGCGGACAGCCGGTCGCCAACGCGGGCAGCGCCACGGCCTCGGCGGGCGACGGCTACGGATCGGCCGGCGCCTACGGGCAGGCGGGCGGCGCGGTGTCCGCCGCCAAACAGGCCGGGCAGCTGACCGTCACCGACACCAAGGACCTCGGCAAGGTCGTCACCGACAACGCCGGGTTCACCCTCTACCGCTTCGACAAGGACACCGCGAGTCCTCCCGCCTCCCGGTGCGACGGCGACTGCGCCAAGACCTGGCCGGCGGTGCCCGCCGACGGTGTCACCGCAGCGCCCGGCACCGGCCAGTCCGAGCTCGGCTCGCTCACCCGCGCCGACGGGACCAAACAGCTCACCATCGGGGGCTGGCCGATGTACCGCTACGCCAAGGACACCAATCCGGGCGACACCAACGGGCAGAATGTGGGCGGCACTTGGCACGCGGCGGCGCCCGACGGCAAGAAGGCGTCGGCCGCTGTGCCCGCAGCGCCTGCCGCGTCGGCCGCGGCGCCCGCAGCGTCACCTGCCGCGTCACCCGCCGCGTCCCAGGACCTGCCCGGTCTCTCGGTCCGCAAGGACCCCACGCTCGGGGACGTCATCGTGGACGGCAGGGGCATGACCGTCTACCGGTTCAAGAAGGACTCCGCCTGGCCCATGAAGTCGGCCTGCGTCGACGCCTGTCTGCGGAAGTGGCCGGCGGTGGCGCCGGTGGAGAAGAAGAACACCCAGGGCATCGCCCTCAAAGGCTTCGTGACCTTCGACCGGCCCGACGGCGTCAAGCAGCAGTCCATCACCTGCTGGCCCGTCTACACCTTCTCCGGCGACACCAAGCCCGGCGACACCAACGGCCAGGGCATGGGCGGCACCTGGTACGCCGTGTCGCCCGAGGGAAAGCTCGTCGGCGCGCCCAAGTAG
- a CDS encoding SAM-dependent methyltransferase, which translates to MERPAWAPQGIDISVPSVSRIYDYYLGGSHNFEVDREAAREAMRFMPGLPKVMQANRAFMRRAVRFAVAEGITQFLDIGSGIPTFGNVHEVAQAASPEARVLYVDHDSVAVAHSRAVLEGNELAGIVAADLRKPHDILGAPELAQLIDLSRPVALLLVAVLHFVEDQDDPRAAVAALRDALAPGSLLVLTHASYEGIPLSEEEAGGTVGVYRDIKNPLVMRSREEIATFFDGFDVVEPGLVSMPLWRPENEMDQEDPYAFSGYAGVGRKA; encoded by the coding sequence ATGGAGCGTCCCGCCTGGGCCCCCCAGGGCATCGACATCTCGGTGCCGAGCGTGTCCCGCATATACGACTACTACCTGGGCGGTTCGCACAATTTCGAGGTGGACCGGGAAGCCGCGCGCGAGGCCATGCGGTTCATGCCGGGGCTCCCCAAGGTCATGCAGGCCAACCGCGCTTTCATGCGCCGCGCCGTACGCTTCGCCGTAGCTGAGGGGATCACGCAATTCCTCGACATCGGATCCGGCATCCCGACCTTCGGGAACGTGCACGAAGTCGCCCAGGCCGCCAGCCCCGAGGCCCGCGTCCTCTACGTCGACCACGACTCGGTCGCCGTCGCCCACAGCCGTGCCGTCCTGGAGGGCAACGAGCTCGCCGGGATAGTGGCCGCCGACCTGCGCAAGCCGCACGACATCCTGGGCGCCCCCGAACTGGCCCAACTCATCGACCTGTCACGGCCGGTGGCGCTCCTCCTGGTCGCGGTCCTGCACTTCGTCGAGGACCAGGACGACCCGCGCGCCGCGGTCGCCGCGCTGCGCGACGCGCTGGCTCCCGGCAGCCTCCTCGTCCTCACCCACGCCTCCTACGAGGGCATCCCGCTCAGCGAGGAGGAGGCAGGCGGCACGGTGGGCGTGTACCGCGACATCAAGAACCCGCTGGTCATGCGCTCGCGCGAAGAGATCGCGACGTTCTTCGACGGGTTCGACGTGGTGGAACCCGGGCTCGTCTCGATGCCGCTGTGGCGCCCGGAGAACGAGATGGACCAGGAAGATCCGTACGCCTTCTCCGGCTATGCCGGTGTGGGGCGCAAGGCGTGA
- a CDS encoding EAL domain-containing protein, with translation MTPDSPEDRLRRFATIWSRAIFPVTATSLTRPEFEQHLVPLARRLIKALHGRHFDPAPAQEAGAALVDAHCTDPDALSRSLGVVESYLVLYCGTGSELTLEEARARCARLQHALAAGFAAALRERTRSEQEAIARSAMSARSAALEALHATETRFRAVFEGAAIGIGIADLEGRVLEVNETLTRMFGGIEGQIRSRNVSEWVHPEDAPQVWRLYDELVRGERDHYRVEKPYYRGDGTVLWTNLTVSLLRDAEGRPKYQLALMEDTTERRLLNLRLRYEATHDALTGLPNRTLFFERLEKALAPGEGKRFGLCYLDLDGFKAVNDSLGHSAGDRLLVEVADRLQSCATGPGEMVARLGGDEFVALTTGPDTEFEADELACRILSTLATPIRIEGRELTVRGSIGVVEGPAGERSAAEVLRSADITMYRAKSAGGNRFEWADAEADARAITRHGLTNALPAALERGEFFIEYQPLVHLGDGSVHGAEALVRWSHPQHGVLGPDRFIPLAEHTGLIVPLGRWVMQESVRQARAWQEAHPGATDGGPLRINVNLSPTQLYHPGLVADTVEMLERTGLAPGALCLEVTESALIGADDDLLKPLRQLADMGVDIALDDFGTGYSNLANLRRLPVSVLKLDRSFTQSMQQLPADPVDIKIVEGIVSLAHSLSLAVTVEGVETGAQAEQLKELGCDTAQGWYYARPGAPDRIHSLALVDAV, from the coding sequence ATGACGCCGGACAGCCCCGAGGACCGGCTCAGACGGTTCGCGACGATCTGGAGCCGGGCGATCTTCCCGGTGACGGCGACCTCGCTGACCCGGCCCGAGTTCGAGCAGCACCTCGTGCCGCTGGCCCGCCGCCTCATCAAAGCCCTGCACGGCCGGCACTTCGACCCCGCGCCCGCCCAGGAGGCGGGCGCCGCCCTGGTCGACGCGCACTGCACCGACCCGGACGCCCTCAGCCGCAGCCTCGGCGTGGTCGAGTCCTACCTCGTCCTGTACTGCGGGACCGGATCCGAGCTCACCCTGGAAGAGGCGCGTGCCCGCTGCGCCCGGCTCCAGCACGCGCTCGCCGCCGGTTTCGCCGCCGCCCTGCGCGAGCGCACCCGCTCCGAGCAGGAGGCCATCGCCCGCTCCGCGATGTCCGCGCGCAGCGCCGCCCTTGAAGCCCTGCACGCCACCGAGACACGTTTTCGCGCCGTTTTCGAGGGCGCCGCGATCGGCATCGGCATCGCGGACCTCGAGGGCCGCGTCCTGGAAGTCAACGAAACCCTCACCCGGATGTTCGGCGGCATAGAGGGCCAGATCCGCAGCCGCAACGTCAGCGAGTGGGTGCACCCCGAGGACGCCCCGCAGGTCTGGCGCCTGTACGACGAGCTCGTGCGGGGCGAGCGCGACCACTACCGGGTCGAGAAGCCCTACTACCGGGGCGACGGAACCGTGCTGTGGACCAACCTCACCGTCTCGCTCCTGCGCGACGCCGAGGGCCGCCCGAAGTACCAGCTGGCCCTCATGGAGGACACCACCGAGCGCCGGCTGCTCAATCTGCGGCTGCGCTACGAGGCCACCCACGACGCGCTCACCGGACTGCCCAACCGCACCCTGTTCTTCGAGCGTCTGGAAAAGGCGCTCGCCCCGGGCGAGGGCAAGCGCTTCGGCCTGTGCTACCTGGACCTCGACGGGTTCAAGGCGGTCAACGACAGCCTGGGCCACTCGGCGGGCGACCGGCTCCTGGTGGAGGTCGCCGACCGGTTGCAGAGCTGCGCCACCGGGCCCGGTGAGATGGTGGCCCGGCTCGGCGGCGATGAATTCGTGGCGCTCACCACGGGCCCCGACACCGAGTTCGAGGCGGACGAGCTGGCCTGCCGCATCCTGAGCACGCTCGCCACCCCGATCCGCATCGAGGGCCGCGAGCTGACCGTGCGTGGCTCGATCGGCGTGGTCGAGGGTCCGGCCGGCGAGCGCAGTGCGGCGGAGGTGCTGCGCAGCGCGGACATCACGATGTACCGGGCCAAGTCCGCGGGCGGCAACCGCTTCGAGTGGGCCGACGCCGAGGCCGACGCCCGGGCGATCACCCGGCACGGCCTCACCAACGCGCTGCCCGCGGCGCTCGAGCGCGGCGAGTTCTTCATCGAGTACCAGCCGCTCGTGCACCTGGGCGACGGCAGCGTGCACGGCGCGGAGGCGCTGGTGCGCTGGTCCCATCCGCAGCACGGTGTGCTCGGACCCGACCGGTTCATCCCGCTCGCCGAACACACCGGGCTCATCGTGCCGCTGGGGCGCTGGGTGATGCAGGAGTCGGTCCGCCAGGCCCGGGCCTGGCAGGAAGCCCACCCGGGCGCCACCGACGGCGGCCCGCTGCGCATCAACGTCAACCTGTCGCCGACGCAGCTCTACCATCCCGGTCTGGTCGCCGACACCGTCGAGATGCTGGAGCGCACCGGGCTCGCCCCGGGCGCGCTCTGCCTCGAAGTCACCGAGTCCGCGCTCATCGGCGCCGACGACGACCTCCTCAAGCCGCTGCGCCAGCTCGCCGACATGGGGGTCGACATAGCCCTGGACGACTTCGGCACGGGCTACTCCAACCTCGCCAATCTGCGCCGCCTGCCGGTGAGCGTGCTCAAGCTGGACCGGTCCTTCACCCAGTCCATGCAGCAGCTGCCCGCCGACCCCGTCGACATCAAGATCGTCGAGGGGATCGTGTCGCTGGCCCACAGCCTGTCGCTCGCGGTGACGGTGGAGGGCGTGGAGACGGGCGCCCAGGCCGAGCAGCTGAAGGAGCTGGGCTGCGACACGGCGCAGGGCTGGTACTACGCCCGGCCCGGAGCGCCGGACCGCATCCACTCCCTGGCGCTCGTGGACGCGGTGTGA